One window of the Nicotiana tabacum cultivar K326 chromosome 4, ASM71507v2, whole genome shotgun sequence genome contains the following:
- the LOC107761961 gene encoding agamous-like MADS-box protein AGL80 has protein sequence MTRKKVKLAFITNNSARKATFKKRKKGLMKKVSELSTLCGIDAYAIIYSPYENQPKVWPNTMGTQRVLAEFKRMPEMEQSKKMVNQESFIRQRIAKASEQLKKQSKENIEKEMTEVMYQCLAGKGLQNLNLVDLNDLGWVVDQNLKEINKRIEAFKNGASTSSSSAATVVSQAAAPPPVEQKLVVELGLEGMQRTQTEWFNDWMNNNTSEQQIGFGNGDEMIMHNFSDNHNTSVWPNAFFP, from the coding sequence ATGACAAGGAAGAAGGTGAAGTTAGCTTTCATAACTAATAACTCGGCAAGAAAAGCAACAtttaagaaaaggaagaagggtCTGATGAAGAAGGTGAGTGAATTGAGCACCCTTTGTGGAATTGATGCTTATGCTATTATTTATAGCCCTTATGAAAACCAACCTAAGGTATGGCCAAACACCATGGGAACTCAACGCGTGCTCGCGGAGTTCAAGAGAATGCCAGAGATGGAACAGAGTAAGAAAATGGTGAATCAAGAGAGTTTTATCAGACAAAGGATTGCAAAAGCGAGTGAGCAGCTGAAGAAACAAAGCAAAGAGAACATAgagaaggagatgactgaagTTATGTACCAGTGTTTGGCTGGAAAAGGGCTGCAAAATTTGAACTTGGTAGATTTGAATGATCTTGGTTGGGTTGTTGATCAAAATTTGAAGGAGATTAATAAGAGAATTGAAGCATTTAAAAATGGGGcttccacttcttcttcttctgctgctACTGTTGTTTCACAGGCTGCTGCTCCTCCACCAGTGGAGCAAAAACTAGTGGTGGAATTAGGGTTGGAGGGGATGCAGAGGACACAAACAGAGTGGTTTAATGATTGGATGAATAACAACACAAGTGAACAACAAATTGGATTTGGAAATGGAGATGAGATGATTATGCATAATTTTAGTGATAACCACAACACTAGTGTGTGGCCTAATGCTTTCTTTCCTTAG